A genomic segment from Sphingopyxis sp. DBS4 encodes:
- the dnaE gene encoding DNA polymerase III subunit alpha encodes MAYSPFVPLRVFSSFTMLEGAIDPKAIAKAARERGFPAIAVADRNGLYGVMAFGEACKAAGVQPVIGALLSVARPGQRLANGAPMVDWLALYAQDDAGYNNLCALVSHAHLGRPVEQEPHVALADLAGRTDGLICLTGGGEGALARLLAGEQKSAADDYVEQLEALFGGRLYIELSRRGDATETAAEEALIDMAYARALPLVATNPANFVEPQFHPAHDAMLCIAQSAYVESEDRRVSSPEAWLKPAEAMEDAFSDLPEAIRNTLVVAQRCAFMAPKRAPILPSLAGDREGEAAQLAADARAGLEARLALYPELSAVERQAYVERLDFEVGVITQMGFPGYFLIVADFIKWAKAHDIPVGPGRGSGAGSVVAWALTITDLDPLKLGLLFERFLNPERVSMPDFDIDFCETRRGEVIRYVQEKYGRDTVAQIITFGKLKARAVLKDTGRVLQMSYGQVDRLAKLVPNHPTDPWTLERALNGVSELMTEYKQDDGVRRLFDMARQLEGLPRHSSTHAAGVVIGDRPLDQLVPLYRDPRSDMPVTQFDMKYVETAGLVKFDFLGLKTLSVLKEARRLLALRGVDVDLDQLAWDDEEVYALLQRGETVGVFQLESEGMRRTLSAVKPTNFGDIIALVALYRPGPMDNIPLFGARKNGREPIAYPHPLLEGILAETYGIFVYQEQVMQAAQILAGYSLGGADLLRRAMGKKIQAEMDAQRETFVAGCGEHNKIDARTANELFDLIDKFAGYGFNKSHAAAYALLSYQTAWLKAHYPHEFFAASMSFDSHQTDKLSIFIDDMRRLDIAVAPPSINDSEADFSVGRGEDGLAVRYALGALKGVGEKAMEVLVAERHAKGEFASLDDFASRIDPKQLNRRQIEALAGGGAFDCVEPDRPRAFAGAEALLACANSSAHERSTGQGGLFGGDVAIAPALQLPAAEPWTLAERMTREKEAFGFYFSAHPVEQYEAIVQARGARSYGDICENVEMTPGTRIPMVMAAMVESARPRVSQRGNRFLNLTLSDRSGQFQSSCFDEQASKVLEALAAEGGCAILSVELDLLEGEETPRVTVRGAQSLADIAATAALQLTCRVELADAVAEIAGLLERRDDARGKVVIATRDPLTDADIRVELGRSFALGPDTVSRLDMVAGVTEAALALVAPRDFRVR; translated from the coding sequence ATGGCCTACAGCCCCTTCGTTCCCCTGCGCGTCTTTTCCAGTTTCACCATGCTGGAGGGGGCAATCGATCCGAAAGCCATTGCCAAGGCCGCGCGCGAGCGGGGGTTTCCGGCGATCGCGGTGGCCGACCGCAACGGGCTTTATGGCGTCATGGCGTTCGGCGAGGCGTGCAAGGCGGCGGGGGTGCAGCCGGTCATCGGCGCGCTGCTGAGCGTCGCGCGGCCGGGGCAGCGGCTTGCGAACGGCGCGCCGATGGTCGACTGGCTCGCGCTCTATGCCCAGGACGATGCGGGTTACAACAATCTCTGCGCGCTCGTCTCGCACGCGCATCTCGGGCGGCCGGTCGAGCAGGAGCCGCATGTCGCGCTCGCCGATCTTGCGGGGCGCACCGACGGGCTGATCTGCCTGACCGGCGGCGGCGAGGGGGCGCTCGCGCGGCTGCTCGCGGGCGAGCAGAAGAGCGCGGCCGATGATTATGTCGAGCAGTTGGAGGCGCTGTTCGGCGGACGGCTCTATATCGAATTGTCACGGCGCGGCGATGCGACCGAGACGGCGGCCGAGGAGGCGCTGATCGACATGGCCTATGCGCGGGCGCTGCCGCTCGTCGCGACCAACCCCGCCAATTTCGTCGAACCGCAATTCCACCCCGCGCACGATGCGATGCTGTGCATCGCGCAATCGGCTTATGTCGAAAGCGAGGATCGCCGGGTGTCGAGCCCCGAGGCGTGGCTGAAGCCCGCCGAGGCGATGGAGGATGCTTTCTCCGACCTGCCCGAGGCGATCCGCAACACGCTGGTCGTCGCGCAGCGCTGCGCCTTCATGGCGCCGAAGCGCGCGCCGATCCTGCCCAGCCTCGCGGGCGATCGCGAAGGCGAGGCGGCGCAGCTTGCGGCTGACGCCCGCGCGGGGCTGGAGGCGCGGCTCGCGCTCTATCCCGAATTGAGCGCGGTGGAGCGGCAGGCCTATGTCGAGCGGCTCGATTTCGAGGTCGGGGTCATCACCCAGATGGGCTTTCCCGGCTACTTCCTGATCGTCGCCGACTTCATCAAATGGGCAAAGGCGCACGATATTCCGGTGGGGCCGGGGCGCGGCTCGGGCGCGGGGAGCGTCGTCGCCTGGGCGCTGACGATCACCGACCTCGATCCGCTCAAGCTCGGCCTGCTGTTCGAGCGGTTCCTCAATCCCGAGCGCGTGTCGATGCCCGACTTCGACATCGACTTTTGTGAAACGCGGCGCGGCGAGGTGATCCGCTATGTGCAGGAGAAATACGGCCGCGACACCGTTGCGCAGATCATCACCTTCGGAAAGCTGAAGGCGCGCGCGGTGCTGAAGGACACCGGCCGCGTGCTCCAGATGAGCTATGGTCAGGTCGACCGGCTCGCGAAGCTGGTGCCGAACCATCCGACCGACCCCTGGACGCTCGAACGCGCGCTGAACGGCGTATCCGAGCTGATGACCGAATATAAGCAGGACGACGGGGTGCGGCGGCTGTTCGACATGGCGCGCCAGCTCGAAGGGCTGCCGCGGCACAGTTCGACCCACGCGGCGGGGGTGGTGATCGGCGACCGGCCGCTCGACCAGCTCGTCCCGCTCTATCGCGACCCGCGCTCGGACATGCCGGTGACCCAGTTCGACATGAAATATGTCGAGACGGCGGGGCTGGTGAAATTCGACTTTCTCGGTCTCAAGACGCTGTCGGTGCTCAAGGAAGCGCGGCGGCTGCTTGCGCTGCGCGGGGTCGATGTCGATCTCGACCAACTCGCGTGGGACGACGAGGAGGTTTACGCCCTTCTCCAGCGCGGCGAGACGGTCGGGGTGTTCCAGTTGGAATCCGAAGGGATGCGGCGTACGCTGTCGGCGGTGAAGCCGACCAATTTCGGCGACATCATCGCGCTCGTCGCGCTCTATCGCCCCGGCCCGATGGACAATATCCCGCTGTTCGGTGCGCGCAAGAACGGGCGCGAGCCGATCGCCTATCCGCACCCGCTGCTCGAGGGCATCCTCGCTGAAACCTACGGCATCTTCGTCTATCAGGAACAGGTGATGCAGGCGGCGCAGATACTCGCCGGCTACAGCCTCGGCGGCGCCGACTTGCTGCGCCGCGCGATGGGCAAAAAGATTCAGGCCGAGATGGATGCGCAGCGCGAGACCTTCGTTGCGGGCTGCGGCGAGCATAACAAGATCGACGCCAGGACCGCGAACGAGCTGTTCGACTTGATCGACAAGTTCGCGGGATACGGTTTCAACAAGAGTCATGCCGCCGCCTATGCGCTGCTCTCCTATCAGACCGCGTGGCTGAAGGCGCATTATCCGCATGAGTTCTTTGCCGCGTCGATGTCGTTCGACAGCCATCAGACCGACAAATTGTCGATCTTCATCGACGACATGCGCCGGCTGGACATCGCAGTTGCGCCGCCGTCGATCAACGACAGCGAGGCCGATTTCTCGGTCGGGCGCGGCGAGGATGGATTGGCGGTGCGCTATGCGCTCGGCGCCTTGAAGGGGGTCGGCGAAAAGGCGATGGAGGTGCTCGTCGCCGAGCGCCATGCCAAGGGCGAATTTGCGAGCCTCGACGATTTCGCGAGCCGTATCGATCCCAAGCAACTCAACCGCCGCCAGATCGAGGCGCTGGCGGGCGGCGGCGCGTTCGATTGCGTCGAGCCCGACCGGCCGCGCGCCTTTGCCGGCGCCGAAGCACTGCTTGCCTGCGCGAACAGTTCGGCGCACGAGCGTTCGACCGGACAGGGCGGGCTGTTCGGCGGCGACGTCGCGATCGCGCCGGCGCTCCAGCTTCCGGCCGCCGAACCCTGGACGCTCGCCGAGCGGATGACGCGCGAGAAGGAAGCCTTCGGTTTCTATTTCTCGGCGCACCCGGTCGAGCAATATGAGGCGATCGTCCAGGCGCGCGGCGCGCGCAGCTATGGCGACATTTGCGAGAATGTCGAAATGACGCCCGGAACGCGCATCCCGATGGTGATGGCGGCGATGGTCGAAAGCGCGCGCCCGCGCGTGTCGCAGCGCGGCAACCGCTTTCTCAACCTGACGCTGTCGGACCGCAGCGGGCAGTTCCAGTCGAGCTGTTTCGACGAGCAGGCGAGCAAGGTGCTGGAAGCGCTGGCGGCCGAAGGTGGCTGCGCGATCCTGTCGGTCGAGCTCGACCTTCTCGAAGGCGAGGAGACGCCGCGAGTGACGGTGCGCGGGGCGCAGTCGCTTGCCGACATTGCCGCGACCGCGGCGCTGCAACTGACGTGTCGGGTCGAGCTGGCCGACGCGGTGGCGGAGATCGCGGGCCTGCTCGAGCGGCGCGACGATGCGCGCGGCAAGGTTGTCATCGCCACGCGCGACCCGCTGACAGATGCCGATATCCGGGTCGAACTGGGACGGAGTTTCGCGCTCGGCCCCGATACCGTCTCGCGCCTCGATATGGTTGCGGGTGTAACCGAAGCGGCGCTCGCGCTCGTCGCACCGCGCGATTTCCGGGTGCGATAA
- a CDS encoding long-chain fatty acid--CoA ligase, producing the protein MGMQGQPLLVTSLIDHAAREHAAREIVSRWADGSVTRSTWGEVGSDARRFAAAMVKLGMKKGDRIATLAMNHGHHLVSWYGTAGMGGVLHTVNPRLFDEQLVYIINHAEDRVLFLDAAFLPIVDRLRPELKSVEHFVLFDAPAQDGYLSYRDLIAAEDGRFAWVELDERDPVGLCYTSGTTGNPKGVIYEHRSNVLHAITEVQPDAFDMSNRSVILPIVPMFHANSWGVPFAAATVGAKMVFSATNDAQALCDLMHAEGVTHSAGVPTVWLAMFAHMDATGIGYGALRQVNIGGSAAPRAMVERFMKAGVYVGHAWGMTETSPIGTMGRRPWNWDSLSFDEQVDVICHQGCPPFGVELRIVDDEDNILPRDGVTSGRLQCRGPWIIQRYFKADADATDADGWFDTGDVSVIHPDGVMQITDRAKDVIKSGGEWISSIELENAAVGAPGVQEAAAVGVFHPKWDERPILLIVKKPGAEVSEAGIVDYLKDKVAKWWLPDEVVFVDELPHTATGKILKRQIRDDYKDYKLRSLVEA; encoded by the coding sequence ATGGGAATGCAGGGCCAGCCGCTGCTCGTCACGAGCCTGATCGACCACGCCGCGCGCGAACATGCCGCGCGTGAGATCGTCTCGCGCTGGGCCGACGGCAGCGTGACGCGATCGACGTGGGGCGAGGTGGGCAGCGATGCGCGCCGCTTCGCGGCCGCTATGGTGAAGCTGGGCATGAAGAAGGGCGATCGCATCGCGACGCTGGCGATGAACCACGGCCATCATCTGGTGAGCTGGTACGGGACCGCGGGAATGGGCGGGGTCCTGCACACGGTCAATCCGCGGCTGTTCGACGAGCAACTCGTCTATATCATCAACCATGCCGAGGATCGGGTGCTGTTCCTCGACGCGGCTTTCCTGCCGATCGTCGATCGGCTGCGGCCCGAATTGAAGAGCGTCGAGCATTTCGTCCTGTTCGATGCACCCGCGCAGGACGGCTATCTGTCCTATCGCGACCTGATCGCGGCCGAGGACGGGCGTTTTGCGTGGGTGGAACTCGACGAGCGCGATCCGGTCGGGCTTTGCTATACCAGCGGCACGACGGGCAATCCCAAGGGTGTGATCTATGAGCATCGCTCGAACGTCCTGCACGCGATCACCGAGGTTCAGCCCGACGCCTTCGACATGTCGAACCGCAGCGTGATCCTGCCGATCGTGCCGATGTTCCACGCGAACAGCTGGGGCGTTCCCTTCGCGGCGGCGACCGTGGGCGCGAAGATGGTTTTTTCGGCGACCAACGACGCGCAGGCGCTGTGCGACCTGATGCACGCCGAGGGGGTGACGCACAGCGCGGGCGTGCCGACCGTGTGGCTCGCGATGTTCGCGCATATGGACGCAACCGGCATCGGCTATGGCGCGCTCCGGCAGGTCAACATCGGCGGATCGGCGGCGCCGCGCGCGATGGTCGAGCGCTTCATGAAGGCGGGCGTCTATGTCGGCCATGCCTGGGGCATGACCGAAACCAGCCCGATCGGGACGATGGGCCGACGTCCGTGGAACTGGGACAGCCTGAGCTTCGACGAGCAGGTCGATGTCATCTGCCATCAGGGCTGCCCGCCGTTCGGGGTCGAACTGCGCATCGTCGACGACGAGGACAATATATTGCCGCGCGACGGCGTGACGAGCGGACGCCTGCAATGCCGCGGGCCGTGGATCATCCAGCGCTATTTCAAGGCCGACGCCGATGCCACCGACGCCGACGGCTGGTTCGACACCGGCGACGTGTCGGTGATCCACCCCGACGGCGTCATGCAGATCACCGACCGCGCGAAGGATGTGATCAAGTCGGGCGGTGAATGGATTTCGTCGATCGAGCTCGAAAATGCGGCGGTCGGCGCGCCGGGGGTGCAGGAAGCCGCGGCGGTCGGTGTGTTCCACCCGAAGTGGGACGAGCGGCCGATCCTGCTGATCGTGAAAAAGCCCGGCGCCGAGGTGAGCGAGGCGGGCATCGTCGATTACCTCAAGGACAAGGTCGCGAAATGGTGGCTGCCCGACGAGGTCGTCTTCGTCGATGAACTGCCGCACACTGCGACGGGGAAAATCCTGAAGCGGCAGATCAGGGACGATTACAAGGATTACAAGCTGCGGTCACTGGTGGAGGCTTAG
- a CDS encoding PA0069 family radical SAM protein, translating into MDSPKPLPPISGRGAPTNLRPTRTGSLGLEADGDWLDAAEDIDGAPPPLRTTVTVEHPKTIIARNSSPDIGFDRSINPYRGCEHGCIYCFARPTHAYHDLSPGLDFESRLFAKPDAAKLLRQELAKRNYKVAPVAIGTNTDGYQPIEREWRITRAVVEVLAETKHPLLITTKSDRLLRDIDLLAAMARDDLVGVAISVTTLDAALARTLEPRAPHPRRRLAAIRKLIDSGVPTQVNISPIIPAITDHEIEAIMAAAAEAGAIRASYILMRLPYEVAPLFRAWLAAHYPDRAEKVMHMVQDIRGGRDNDPGFFTRMKGQGIWPQLIRQRVRRAAREHGMDRRFPPLRCDLFRPPERDGQMELF; encoded by the coding sequence ATGGACTCGCCGAAACCCCTCCCCCCGATTTCGGGCCGCGGCGCCCCGACCAATCTCCGCCCGACCCGCACCGGCTCGCTCGGTCTCGAAGCCGATGGTGACTGGCTCGACGCGGCCGAGGATATCGACGGCGCCCCGCCGCCGCTGCGAACGACGGTGACCGTCGAACATCCGAAGACGATCATCGCGCGCAACAGTTCGCCTGACATCGGTTTCGATCGCTCGATCAATCCCTATCGCGGCTGCGAGCATGGCTGCATCTATTGCTTCGCGCGGCCGACGCACGCCTATCACGACCTGTCGCCCGGCCTCGATTTCGAAAGCAGGCTCTTCGCCAAGCCCGACGCCGCGAAACTGCTGCGGCAGGAACTGGCGAAGCGCAATTACAAGGTCGCCCCGGTCGCGATCGGCACCAACACCGACGGCTATCAACCGATCGAGCGCGAATGGCGGATCACCCGTGCGGTCGTCGAGGTACTCGCCGAAACGAAGCACCCGCTGCTGATCACCACCAAGTCCGACCGGCTGCTCCGCGACATCGACCTGCTCGCGGCGATGGCGCGCGACGATCTGGTCGGGGTCGCGATTTCGGTGACGACGCTCGACGCGGCGCTCGCGCGCACCCTCGAACCCCGCGCGCCGCATCCGCGCCGCCGCCTGGCAGCGATCCGCAAGCTCATCGACTCCGGCGTACCGACGCAGGTCAACATTTCGCCGATCATCCCCGCGATCACCGATCACGAGATAGAGGCGATCATGGCGGCCGCCGCCGAAGCCGGGGCGATCCGCGCTTCCTACATATTGATGCGCCTGCCCTATGAGGTCGCCCCGCTCTTCCGCGCCTGGCTCGCCGCCCACTACCCCGACCGCGCCGAAAAGGTGATGCACATGGTCCAGGACATCCGCGGCGGCCGCGACAACGATCCCGGCTTCTTCACCCGCATGAAAGGCCAAGGCATCTGGCCCCAACTCATCCGCCAGCGCGTCCGGCGCGCCGCTCGCGAGCACGGCATGGACCGCCGTTTCCCACCGCTCCGCTGCGACCTGTTCCGGCCGCCCGAGCGCGATGGGCAGATGGAGTTGTTCTGA
- the moaB gene encoding molybdenum cofactor biosynthesis protein B produces MPIDESLPFRPVRIAILTVSDSRSAADDKSGDTLEQLLTAAGHTLTARAIIRDESDLIVSRLHNWIDDPEVDVVITTGGTGLTGRDVTPEALHRLDGKDIPGFGELFRWLSYQTIGTSTIQSRACAVVARGTYIFALPGSTGAVTDAWEGILATQLDSRHKPCNFVELMPRLTE; encoded by the coding sequence ATGCCGATTGACGAAAGCCTGCCGTTCCGGCCGGTTCGCATCGCCATCCTGACGGTTTCGGACAGCCGCAGCGCGGCCGACGACAAATCGGGCGACACGCTAGAGCAGTTGCTGACCGCCGCGGGTCACACGCTCACCGCGCGGGCGATCATCCGCGACGAAAGCGACCTGATCGTCTCGCGTCTCCACAACTGGATCGATGATCCCGAGGTCGACGTCGTCATCACCACCGGCGGCACCGGCCTTACCGGCCGTGACGTCACGCCCGAGGCGCTGCACCGCCTCGACGGCAAGGATATTCCCGGCTTCGGCGAATTGTTCCGCTGGCTGAGCTACCAGACGATCGGCACTTCGACGATCCAGTCGCGCGCCTGCGCGGTTGTCGCACGCGGCACCTATATCTTCGCGCTTCCCGGCTCGACCGGCGCAGTGACCGACGCGTGGGAGGGCATCCTCGCCACCCAGCTCGACAGCCGCCATAAGCCCTGCAACTTCGTCGAGTTGATGCCGCGATTGACCGAATAG
- a CDS encoding lytic transglycosylase domain-containing protein — MKTMTVKLLSSAFLALAVTASPALAADTGTPDLLAAPQTVPDILSSKQKQLYTQVLAAIRGQRWAEAKSLLGDDNGPLADFLRAELLTAANSPRAEVADIMPILARSPELPQAEQLGRLATKRGATDIPTLPYQNRLSWSGTAPRRVGADSVSDPFAAGLARSIPDRIKNDDPAGAESLYMAVADKLTPEARDEWRQKIAWSYYIENDDQNALRLSQACTEGRGAWATQAAWVQGLAAWRLRDYPTALVSFDRVAREAPDSELRAAAYYWASRAAIASGQPQSVQSRLRAAAANEETLYGLLAAETLGIETGSQRENVRPDRSAWRALEDLPNVRAAMAFAEIGEDAYAGELLKHQARIGNPNQHAQLAGMAQALSLPETQLYLAHNTPQGRKLATAARYPQPKWEPNGGWRVDPALVFAHTLQESRFQRAVVSPAGAMGLMQVRPGTASDLARWNGDGRAPGDLKTPAVNMDFGQRYLEYLSKDGSTGGLLPKVIAAYNAGPAPIARWQSEIRDNGDPLLYIESIPYWETRGYVGTVLRNYWMYEAQQGKPSVSRAALAQGKWPRFPDSKDRTRLSWAGGLADAN, encoded by the coding sequence ATGAAGACGATGACCGTGAAACTGCTTTCGAGCGCATTTCTGGCCCTGGCCGTAACGGCCTCACCCGCGCTCGCCGCCGATACCGGCACCCCCGACCTGCTCGCCGCGCCGCAGACGGTGCCCGACATTCTCTCCTCGAAACAGAAACAACTCTATACGCAGGTGCTCGCCGCGATCCGCGGCCAGCGCTGGGCCGAAGCGAAATCCTTGCTCGGCGACGACAATGGGCCGCTCGCCGATTTCCTGCGCGCCGAACTGCTCACCGCCGCGAACAGCCCGCGCGCCGAAGTCGCCGACATCATGCCGATCCTCGCGCGCTCGCCCGAACTGCCGCAGGCCGAACAACTCGGCCGCCTCGCGACCAAGCGCGGCGCAACCGACATCCCGACGCTTCCCTATCAGAACCGCCTGAGCTGGTCGGGCACCGCGCCGCGCCGCGTCGGCGCCGACAGCGTCAGCGACCCGTTCGCGGCGGGCCTCGCGCGCTCGATCCCCGACCGGATCAAGAATGACGACCCGGCGGGCGCCGAATCGCTCTATATGGCGGTCGCCGACAAGCTGACGCCCGAGGCGCGCGACGAATGGCGGCAGAAGATCGCCTGGTCCTATTATATCGAGAATGACGATCAGAATGCGCTGCGCCTGTCGCAGGCCTGCACCGAAGGCCGCGGCGCCTGGGCGACGCAGGCCGCGTGGGTGCAGGGGCTCGCCGCGTGGCGCCTGCGCGACTATCCGACCGCGCTCGTCTCGTTCGACCGCGTCGCGCGCGAAGCGCCCGACAGCGAACTGCGCGCCGCGGCCTATTATTGGGCGTCGCGCGCCGCGATCGCTTCGGGCCAGCCGCAGTCGGTGCAGTCGCGCCTGCGCGCCGCCGCCGCGAACGAGGAAACCCTCTATGGCCTGCTCGCCGCCGAAACGCTCGGCATCGAAACCGGCAGCCAGCGCGAAAATGTCCGTCCCGACCGCAGCGCCTGGCGCGCGCTCGAGGATCTGCCCAACGTCCGCGCCGCCATGGCGTTCGCCGAGATTGGCGAGGACGCCTATGCCGGCGAACTGCTGAAGCATCAGGCGCGCATCGGCAATCCGAACCAGCACGCCCAACTCGCCGGCATGGCGCAGGCGCTCAGCCTGCCCGAAACGCAGCTCTATCTCGCGCACAACACGCCGCAGGGCCGCAAGCTCGCGACGGCGGCGCGCTATCCGCAGCCCAAATGGGAACCCAACGGCGGCTGGCGGGTCGATCCGGCGCTCGTCTTTGCCCACACGCTCCAGGAATCGCGGTTCCAGCGCGCGGTGGTCAGCCCGGCGGGTGCGATGGGACTGATGCAGGTGCGCCCCGGCACCGCATCCGACCTCGCGCGCTGGAACGGCGACGGCCGCGCGCCGGGCGACCTCAAGACGCCCGCGGTCAACATGGATTTCGGCCAGCGCTATCTCGAATATCTCAGCAAGGACGGCTCGACGGGCGGCCTGCTGCCCAAGGTGATCGCCGCCTATAACGCCGGCCCCGCGCCGATCGCGCGCTGGCAGAGCGAGATTCGCGACAATGGCGACCCGCTGCTCTACATCGAATCGATCCCCTATTGGGAAACGCGCGGCTATGTCGGCACCGTCCTGCGCAATTACTGGATGTACGAAGCGCAGCAGGGCAAGCCGTCGGTCAGCCGCGCGGCGCTCGCGCAGGGCAAATGGCCGCGCTTCCCCGACAGCAAGGATCGCACCCGGCTGAGCTGGGCCGGCGGCCTCGCCGATGCCAATTGA